CACCGCCTACCGTTGGGAAGTGTACGCCTTGAGCGGACCGCCCTCGGAGGTCGCGATCAATGAGTTGCTGGCACCTTCAGGTCTTAAAGCAGGCATTGGCGCACTTGTAACCAATCGGTTTCCTTACACCTTTATTGCCGCAGAAGGCGCAGTTACGCTCAAAGCGGAAGACCTCAGGTCAGTTCCGTGTGAGTGGATCCCACTGGAAGTACGGGGACTGACTACCCGGCGGACCGCCTACTGGCATGAAATCGGCACTAATCGGGTCCGCCCGATCGGGGTGGATCCGGACGGAGTGGGTAGGGTGGTGCTCTGGCGAGGCAAACACGGAACGGAATTTTTCTGCGGGCACCCGATTTCCTGTTCAGATCCGGAACTCTGGTACGATGCCGTCCGGATGGCCAATGGGGAATGGATCATTGATGTCAACAATCCCACGGACAAGCCGCGGGCGGCGACCTTTGCCTGGAATGCCGGCTGGAGCCTTCGAGGCAAACTGCCTGATACCGCAATTCTGTCGCCCGGCGGCCGCCAGAAATTCACCATCAAGGAGGAAAAATGAAATTGCGATTAATTAGCATGATAATACTGCTGAGTGCTGGCGTCATGGGGTTGTCGGCTGAGGAGAACAAGGCCCGCGCGATCGTTTCAACGACGCAGACGCCGCCGGCCTTGAAGCGGTTTACCAACTCCATTGGCATGGAATTGGTTGGCATCCCCTCCGGCAGTTATCTCTGTTATGGGCGCGAGATTAAGCCGGCGTTTCTCTTTCCAAAACCCAAAGGGTTCACAGTGAAGATCGAGCGGGAATTCTATCTCGGGGTTACCGAAGTCACCCAGGCCCAGTACCGGAAGGTTATGGGGGCGAATCCATCCGCTGGAAAGTCTTCCAAGTATTGCCCGGTGAATCGGGTGAGCTGGAACGATGCCCTGGAGTTCTGCCGGAAGCTCTCGGAAATGCCTGCCGAGAAGGCCGCCGGCCGGGCCTATTCGCTTCCAACGGAGCGGGAGTGGCAGTACGCGGCTCGTGCGGGGAGCGAGTTTTTGTTTCCTTACGGCAATGATGACGAGATGCGGGTTTCCGAGGTGGCGGTATGCCGGGACATCTATGCGAATGCCTTGCCCAAGGGGGTTCAGCCGGTCGGGAAAAAGAATCCGAATGCCTGGGGGCTCTATGATGTGCTCGGCAATGTTTGGGAATGGGTCCAGGATTCTTGGTCTGCCGGTCAGGATCAGTCCCCAAGCTCTGTGGCGCCGTCCTCCAGTGCCGCCGCAGCGGAGAAAGGCGAGAACCGCATCATCGTCGGCGGCGGCTGGGATAACGATTTCCGCATGTGTAACCTCGCCGCCCGCTATAGCGCACCCCCGACCCGCGTGGCCGACAATATCGGCTTTCGCGTGCGGTGCCTGACAAGTCTCACAAGCCATTAATCACGGGTTTTCATAGACCGAATCATAGACTAAGAGTACAAAATGGAAACAGCACAGCTCATAAACGCGCTTGAAAATGTCCCCGCCGAGTTCCGCCCGGTCAGTTTCTGGTTCATGAATCATTTTCTGCAGCCGGACGAACTCCGACTCCAGATCCGGGAAATGGCGGATAAGGGGTACGGCGGTTTCATGTTCCATGGCCGTGACGGCCTGCGTTCCCGCTATCTCGAACAGGAGTGGGAAGACGCGCTGCGCGTGGCGATTGACGAAGCAAAAAAGCAGGGATTGGACACCTGGCTTTACGATGAAAACCATTATCCCAGCGGTATTGCTGGCGGAAAAATCCTGGAGCAGTTCCCCGGTCGCTCGATGCGGTCACTGGTGGTGTCGGTCGAAGAGCGTGTCGCCCCCGGCGCCACGGTCAGGCTGGAGCTGGCGCAGGCTCCGCGTTACACATTTGCCGTTCCCGCCACGCCATCATCACCGCCCGCTGAGCCGATCAACCTGCTGCCGCAACTCACAGGCCAGCACCTGGAATGGCGAAACCCGTTTGCGGGCGATGCTGTGGTGCTCGTGCTTGTCGAGCATCTCTATCAACCTGGCCCGGGTATTTTATTTGAGAGCTACCCCGATTATCTTGATCCCGAAGTGGCTGGCGCCTTTATCCGGCAAACGCATGGCTGGTACCGTGAACGTTTTGGCGCGGATCTGGGCGAACAGGTACGCGGCATATTTACCGACAACGCCTGCGCCCATTTTGGTCATATCCGGCGTGCCATTCCCTGGAGCCGCGAATTCGATCAGCGCTTCCTGACGGCAGAAGGCTCGCGGATCGAGCCGCTGCTTCCCTGGCTGTTCCTGTCCGGACCCGCAGCACGGGCAAGCCGCCTGCGTTTCTGGCGCTTCCTCGGTGATGAGTTCATCCGTATTTTTGTTGGAGCCATCCGCACGGTATGCGACGATGCCCGCATTTTCAGTACCGGCCATTACTGCCTTGAGGATGGAATGGGCGAACATATCCGCCAGATTGGCGATTACTTCGCGGTGATGAAGCACCAGTCGCTGAACGCCGTCGATCAACTTGGGCCGAAAACCAAAGGGGGCTCGCTGTTCGAATACCCGCGCGGCATCGCGGGGGCGGAGAGCCTCACCGCCTGCATCCGGAACACGGCATCGGCGGCGCTCTTTTATGACTCACCCCGGGTTATGTGCGAAAGTTTCGGGCTCGCTTCCGGCTGGCGGCTGGACTTGGGTGAGGTTCGTCGTATTGTCGGCTTCCTGTCCGCACTCGGCGCCGATCTGTTTGTGCCGCATGGTTTGTACTACTCCATTGCCGGCAATCGTAAATGGGAGTGTACGCCGGATCACTTGCACAACCCGATGTGGGACTACAGCCGGGCTTGGACCGACTGGGCAAGCCGCCTCTCTTTCCTCACCGCCGGATGGGAGAGTGTGGCCGAAGTCGCAGTGCTACACCCGACGACGACACTCCAAGCCCACCTCGAACTGGGTGCGTCGAAAACGAAACCCGATGCCACCGATCTTGGAGCCGTGGTCGATCGGGTCGAAGCCACCTTCCGCGATCTCGTGAACGAACTGCTGTACCGGCAGGTGGTGCATGAAATCCTGCCTGAGGACGTGCTTCAGCAGGCCACTGTGGCGGAAGGCACGCTTCGGGTGCCCACCCGTAAGGGCAAGTCGACTTGCACAGTTCGGTGCGTAATCCTGCTGGCTATTCGCGTCATCGAGCAGCGTACGCTCGAAACCCTGCGGCAGTTTGCACAGAACGGTGGTTCGGTGCTCTGCTTGTACGAGCGACCTGATGCGGTCTATGATCCGGTCACCGGGGTGCTCACTGATCTGGCTGCCGGCGATCTTCCGTTTGAGCTGTTCGTGCCGGCGGACGAGGCGGTGCCTGCGCCGCCGGAACTCTGGCAGCGCCTCGATGTCCGGCTGCGTGCGCTGGTGCCGCAACCGCTTGAGGTCCGGAATTCACATTGCCAGGTGATCTCGCGCGTCTGGGAGAAATGGGGCAGGCGCTTCTATCTTCTGCACAACTGCTCCGCGAAGCCTCAGCGAAACCTTGGTGTCACGATTCGTGATCCGCGGCCACTGCTCCGTCTTGATTTGGAACAATCGACCCCGGCCACCACTACGGTCACGGCGGACCATGGCCGTTTCCGGCTCGATCTCGAAGCGGCGGAGACCGTCGTGTTTGTTGCAGATTCCACCGCCGCCGCCCCCCCGTATCCGGTGGTGCCAGCGGCAGGTGCGTCCATGCCGGAGCAGACCCTCGCACTGAGTGGCCCCTGGGCCTTTACCACCAATAAACCCAATATCCTGCCACTCCGGAACGGGGCTATCCAGTATGCCGAATGCAAGGAGCGCCACGCGTTCACCTTACACGCGTGCGAACTCAGTGGTCCGGTATGGCTCCTGGTGGATCATGAGATGACACGGGCGGAGTTGATTTGCCAGCGCTATTCCAGCCGGCTTAAAGTGTGGGTCAACGAGCAACTGGCCGGACCGTTCCATCCTGGCACCATCCTCGACCACTGGATTTTCGAAGCCGATGTTGCCGCGCTGCTGCGGCCTGGGTTGAACCGCGTGGTATTTGAGACGGGTGGCATCTTTCTTGAAAACGACCACCGTCTATGGAATCCGTATCTGGCTGGGGCCTTTACGGTGAGCCCCCAACGTGCCAGGCCGAGCCTGACGCCGCCCATCGACCAGTTAGACACAGGCGACTGGACCCGACAGGGCTTTCCCTGCTTTGCGGGCGAAGGCATCTACCGGAAGACACTGCGTTTGCCTGATTGGGGCGAGGCACGGATGTCGATTCTTGATCTCGGCCGGCTTGCCAATTCCGCTGTTGTTTTCATCAACGGCCACTCACTCGGGGTACGGGTCAATCCGCCCTGGCGCTTCACCCTGCCGGAGATGGCCGGCGGAACCGAGGTTCAACTCGAGGTGCGGGTGATCAACACCCCCGAGAATCTGTTCGGCCCCAAGCCGCTACCGTCCGGCTTGTTCGGTCCGGTTCGCCTTTGTTGGAAGTTAACTGGAAATGGAGATTTATGAAAAGGTATCAGATTGTTGCACGAGTGATTTTCGTTGGGTTAGCCATTTGTTTTGCGGCCCCAAGCCAAGCTGACAACTGGTCCACGGTGCCTTTGGGTAAATGGGCGGAATCCCGTTCACTTCAATATCTTGCGCCAGAAGAATCGACCGGTACGTGGACGGAAAAGGAGGGGATTCTGGCAGCCGTAGGTGCTGGTGCGCAATGGAGTACGCGGCTTCTGCCGGGGGACCAGGGGGGGGGCCAGAAAGTCACCTTGAAATTCACGGTGCAAAAGAGCGCAGGCACGCCTTTTTCTCTGCCGGGCGGCTGTTCCCGCTGGAGTTTCTATTGGGGGGAAAATCAGCCGGGCTGGGACTTGGGTGTGGTGCTGCGGTTCAAAGACCCTTTGAACTTTTACCGCGTTCAGGTTTCCGCTACGCGCGGGCAGCTCGCCCTGTGGGACTCCACGGGTGCCTTTCTTCAGATCGTTCCCTGCGCGGTGACGGTGAACGAGCCGCATACTTTGGAAATCACGGCCCGCGGCGCACATTTTCAGGTGTCCTTAGAGGGTAAAGCGGTGCTGGATTATTGGGATCGAACCCTGCCGCATACCGGAGGTCAGGCGGGGCTGGCGGTTTACCAGAGCACGACGTCGATCGAGAGTTTCTCCCTTGAAAAAGTTAAGGCCGAGTCTGCCGCGATGCCACCCCACAAACCCGATTTCCATTTCGTTTCTGGCGCGGGGCCTGTCCTCTACGATGGGAATGAACCGATCAGTTACTTTCACCAGAATCCGCGGGACAAGACTCTGACGCACGAGGCGGTGAAGCTGAAACCCGGCTGGCGACCGACCTATTACACGGCGATCGGCCCCGCCCTTAGCGAGATCGGGTTGCTGCCGCTGGTTGGGAAGTTCCCCGACGCGTTTAAGATTGAGGGGGGCGGGGAGACCCTCACCTTTTCGTTTGCGACCGAGAAGCCGGGTGTGGCCCACACGGATTACACGGTCACGGTTCGATTCGATGCCACGCGCGGGGTTTACCGCTACGAATATCGGGGAAAAATGAAGGTCGGCGACCAGCCGCTGGTAAATTTGAGCTCGTTCGAGTGGTTGGATCCGCTGTGCTACAACAATCGGACCGCCGGCCCGGAAGTCATACACCGCTGGAACTCGGCCGGGCACCGGTGGAATGTTTATCAGGGCGTCGGGGATGCCTGGCGGCGGTATCCCATTGTGGATTTCCTTGAGGCCTACAACAACCCGAAGATGGCGTGGGGGAAGTTCAAGGATTTTCTCTATCCTGATCCGGCGGCCTGCCCGGCTTTTGAAACTGAGATTGGCTGGGAGCAAACCAAGAACCGCGGGTTCGTCATTTCGCAGTGCACCTGGGGCTATGACTATCATCACGCGGAGGTGGGGGACGGCATCACCCTGCCGCCCGGAACCGAGCGCGCGCTGAACATGACGTTGACGGCCCTCCCGCCGGACGAAGCGGATAAACTGTTTGCCCAGTCCCAGCTGCCGGACGCCATGGCTAAGGATGCCACGAAACTTATTCCCTTTGATCCGCGCGGCACTTCTTTCAGCAAGACGACGACCTGGCGGGATCCGGGCGCCACGATGGTCTGGGGCGGTGGGGTGCTCGACGAGACCACGGGGCATGGCGATCGGGCCTCCCTGCGCATTGACGGGCCGGACAAGGCCGCGCTGCACATGTACCAGTACATCATCGAGCAGAATGCCAAGCGCTGGTGGGTGCGCGGTTGGTTTAAGACCAAAGGTTTGCGGGGACGGGGAGCAGAGTTGAAGGTCAAGTATGCCTACGATAAAAAGCCAATCGAAGCATTCTATATGGGTGGCTTGGGCGACCAGGACTGGACCCCATTCTCGTTCATTACCACCGCTCCGGCGCAACGCGATTGCACGGATGTGATTTTTGAAGCGGACGGACCGGGAACCGTATGGCTGGACGACGTGGCTTTTAGCGCCCTCAAAGAGGGGGAAAATCCGGAGGTCACGAATTTCCCTGTACCCTCAGGGTTTGAGCCGAACAAAGAGGTGCTGATTGACTTACCGATGAACGTCAAGCCCGGCAAGGCGGTTTATGACGAAAGCCGCAATGGGCACGCGTTGCAACTGACCAATGTGCAGTGGGAGCAGGAGAAGGACGACCGGAGGTTCATCTCGTTTAATGGTTCCAATAGCATGGGGCGTCTTCCGCTAAAGGCGGTGCTCGAACCGAGCGATTCGCCGCCTGGCACCACGGGGAACGATACCTATAAACCGATTTTTCCGCTTAAGAGGTTCGCTTACGAGTTTTGGGCGCGACCGCATCTGCCGGCCCGAAAAGAGGAAGGCCGGGGAATGGTGTTTCACTATCGGGATAATCCG
This genomic interval from bacterium contains the following:
- a CDS encoding LamG domain-containing protein: MKRYQIVARVIFVGLAICFAAPSQADNWSTVPLGKWAESRSLQYLAPEESTGTWTEKEGILAAVGAGAQWSTRLLPGDQGGGQKVTLKFTVQKSAGTPFSLPGGCSRWSFYWGENQPGWDLGVVLRFKDPLNFYRVQVSATRGQLALWDSTGAFLQIVPCAVTVNEPHTLEITARGAHFQVSLEGKAVLDYWDRTLPHTGGQAGLAVYQSTTSIESFSLEKVKAESAAMPPHKPDFHFVSGAGPVLYDGNEPISYFHQNPRDKTLTHEAVKLKPGWRPTYYTAIGPALSEIGLLPLVGKFPDAFKIEGGGETLTFSFATEKPGVAHTDYTVTVRFDATRGVYRYEYRGKMKVGDQPLVNLSSFEWLDPLCYNNRTAGPEVIHRWNSAGHRWNVYQGVGDAWRRYPIVDFLEAYNNPKMAWGKFKDFLYPDPAACPAFETEIGWEQTKNRGFVISQCTWGYDYHHAEVGDGITLPPGTERALNMTLTALPPDEADKLFAQSQLPDAMAKDATKLIPFDPRGTSFSKTTTWRDPGATMVWGGGVLDETTGHGDRASLRIDGPDKAALHMYQYIIEQNAKRWWVRGWFKTKGLRGRGAELKVKYAYDKKPIEAFYMGGLGDQDWTPFSFITTAPAQRDCTDVIFEADGPGTVWLDDVAFSALKEGENPEVTNFPVPSGFEPNKEVLIDLPMNVKPGKAVYDESRNGHALQLTNVQWEQEKDDRRFISFNGSNSMGRLPLKAVLEPSDSPPGTTGNDTYKPIFPLKRFAYEFWARPHLPARKEEGRGMVFHYRDNPRACFEAFNAKSNTCLFVWQNNLFHGNKISLSLSVPLDQWLHFVITHGDGKVILYVNGKKSGEAEYDASGPGFNFFAYQWEFFFGCYLREAYWYTGDLGPFRLYSKALTSEEVIQRFQKAGP
- a CDS encoding formylglycine-generating enzyme family protein; its protein translation is MKLRLISMIILLSAGVMGLSAEENKARAIVSTTQTPPALKRFTNSIGMELVGIPSGSYLCYGREIKPAFLFPKPKGFTVKIEREFYLGVTEVTQAQYRKVMGANPSAGKSSKYCPVNRVSWNDALEFCRKLSEMPAEKAAGRAYSLPTEREWQYAARAGSEFLFPYGNDDEMRVSEVAVCRDIYANALPKGVQPVGKKNPNAWGLYDVLGNVWEWVQDSWSAGQDQSPSSVAPSSSAAAAEKGENRIIVGGGWDNDFRMCNLAARYSAPPTRVADNIGFRVRCLTSLTSH